Proteins encoded in a region of the Pseudomonas shahriarae genome:
- the flgH gene encoding flagellar basal body L-ring protein FlgH — protein MSRFVSVLALSGIAVLAGCVAPTPKPNDPYYAPVLPRTPLPAAANNGSIYQAGFEQNLYSDRKAFRVGDIITITLNERTTASKNANSQVAKNSKTGIGLTSLFGGGLNTNNPLGSGDLSLDVGYSGDRATNGSSKAGQGNSLVGSITVTVADVLPNGIIAVRGEKWMTLNTGDELVRIAGMVRADDIATDNTVPSTRIADARITYSGTGSFADASQPGWFDRFFLSPLFPF, from the coding sequence ATGAGTCGCTTTGTTTCTGTTCTGGCATTGAGTGGGATTGCCGTGCTCGCGGGCTGTGTCGCCCCGACGCCAAAACCCAATGACCCGTACTACGCACCGGTGTTGCCGCGCACGCCACTGCCAGCCGCTGCCAACAATGGCTCGATCTACCAGGCCGGTTTTGAGCAGAACCTGTACAGCGACCGCAAGGCGTTCCGTGTTGGCGACATCATCACCATCACCCTCAACGAGCGCACCACGGCGAGCAAGAACGCCAACTCCCAGGTGGCCAAGAACAGCAAGACCGGCATCGGCCTGACCTCGCTGTTTGGCGGTGGCTTGAACACCAACAACCCCCTGGGCAGTGGTGACTTGAGCCTGGACGTGGGCTACAGCGGCGACCGCGCCACCAACGGCAGCAGCAAGGCCGGGCAGGGCAACAGCCTGGTGGGTTCGATCACCGTGACCGTGGCCGACGTGCTGCCCAACGGCATCATTGCCGTGCGCGGCGAGAAGTGGATGACCCTCAACACCGGTGACGAACTGGTGCGCATCGCCGGCATGGTGCGCGCGGACGATATCGCCACCGACAACACCGTGCCGTCCACACGGATTGCCGATGCACGCATTACCTATTCGGGTACGGGTTCGTTTGCCGACGCCAGTCAGCCGGGTTGGTTCGACCGTTTCTTCCTTAGCCCGCTGTTCCCTTTCTAG
- the flgJ gene encoding flagellar assembly peptidoglycan hydrolase FlgJ yields MAMDMRKSGIASTADSGSYSDLNRLNQLKFGDKNSDGNMRKVAQEFESLFLNEMLKSMRSATDALGKDNPLNTPAAKQYQEMYDQQLAVSLSREGGGIGLADVLLRQMQKNKPVEGQASTLQGPDAAEKKVDVPTPIAAGTQADGPLGRSNGQRALWAARVEVAPRADEGTLRNDMALMNQRRIALPSKLTDRLLAGIVPGVEAAGAAKAAPLRNSAAEDGVINGAARTFAARDSRMQIYGRAVAQPPLAPAKKAFSSQDEFVATMLPMAKQAAERIGIDPRYLVAQAALETGWGKSVMRQQDGSSSHNLFGIKAGQSWQGAQARAITSEFRNGEMVKETAQFRSYDSYQDSFHDLVTLLQSNERYKEVLKSADNPEQFVRELQKAGYATDPAYASKISQIAKAMNSYQNYAAAGASTHL; encoded by the coding sequence ATGGCCATGGACATGCGCAAGAGCGGTATCGCCAGCACGGCAGACTCGGGGTCCTACTCCGACCTGAACCGGCTTAACCAGCTCAAGTTCGGCGACAAGAACAGCGACGGCAACATGCGCAAAGTGGCGCAGGAGTTCGAGTCGCTGTTTCTCAACGAGATGCTCAAATCCATGCGCTCGGCCACCGATGCCCTGGGCAAGGACAACCCGCTGAATACTCCGGCGGCCAAGCAGTATCAGGAAATGTACGACCAGCAACTGGCGGTCTCGCTGTCTCGCGAGGGCGGCGGTATCGGCCTGGCGGACGTTTTGCTGCGCCAGATGCAAAAGAACAAGCCGGTGGAAGGGCAGGCCTCGACCTTGCAGGGCCCGGACGCGGCAGAGAAGAAAGTTGACGTGCCGACACCCATTGCCGCCGGTACCCAGGCGGATGGCCCGTTGGGTCGTTCCAATGGCCAGCGTGCGCTGTGGGCGGCGCGGGTCGAAGTGGCGCCGCGGGCCGATGAAGGCACCCTGCGCAATGACATGGCGCTGATGAATCAGCGGCGCATCGCCTTGCCGAGCAAGCTCACCGATCGCCTGCTGGCCGGTATCGTGCCGGGCGTCGAGGCGGCGGGCGCCGCCAAGGCTGCGCCACTGCGCAACAGCGCCGCCGAAGATGGCGTGATCAACGGTGCTGCGCGCACCTTTGCCGCCCGCGATTCGCGCATGCAGATTTACGGCCGCGCCGTGGCCCAGCCACCGCTGGCCCCGGCGAAAAAAGCCTTCAGTTCGCAAGACGAGTTTGTCGCCACCATGCTGCCCATGGCCAAGCAGGCGGCCGAGCGCATCGGCATCGACCCGCGCTACCTGGTGGCCCAGGCTGCCCTGGAAACCGGCTGGGGCAAATCGGTAATGCGCCAGCAAGACGGCAGCAGCAGCCACAACCTGTTTGGCATCAAGGCCGGGCAGAGCTGGCAGGGCGCCCAGGCGCGGGCGATCACTAGTGAGTTTCGCAATGGCGAGATGGTCAAGGAGACGGCGCAGTTCCGTTCCTACGACTCGTACCAGGACAGCTTTCACGACCTCGTGACTTTGTTGCAAAGCAATGAAAGATATAAAGAAGTCTTGAAGTCGGCCGATAACCCGGAACAGTTTGTACGCGAGTTGCAAAAAGCCGGGTATGCAACGGACCCGGCGTACGCCAGCAAGATTTCGCAGATCGCCAAAGCCATGAACAGCTACCAAAACTACGCTGCCGCTGGCGCATCCACTCATTTATAA
- a CDS encoding flagellar basal body P-ring protein FlgI, which yields MAAVLLLSLSVAVQAERLKDIASISGVRSNQLIGYGLVVGLNGTGDQTTQTPFTLQTFNNMLSQFGIKVPPGSGNVQLKNVAAVSISADLPAFSKPGQVVDITVSSIGNSKSLRGGTLLMTPLKGIDGNVYAIAQGNLVVGGFDAEGRDGSKITVNVPSAGRIPGGATVERTVPSGFNQGNSLTLNLNRSDFTTAKRVVDKINDMLGPGVAQAIDGGSIRVTAPLDPSQRVDYLSILENLEVDPGQAVAKVIINSRTGTIVIGQNVKVSPAAVTHGSLTVTITEDPIVSQPGPLSGGQTAVVPRSRVNAQQEAKPMFKFGPGTTLDEIVRAVNQVGAAPGDLMAILEALKQAGALQADLIVI from the coding sequence ATGGCAGCGGTGTTGTTGCTCTCCCTGAGCGTTGCTGTCCAGGCCGAACGCCTGAAGGACATCGCCAGTATTTCCGGGGTGCGCAGCAACCAGTTGATCGGCTACGGCCTGGTGGTGGGGCTCAACGGCACGGGCGACCAGACCACCCAGACCCCGTTCACCCTGCAGACCTTCAACAACATGCTCTCGCAGTTCGGGATCAAGGTGCCGCCAGGTTCGGGCAACGTGCAGTTGAAGAACGTCGCGGCGGTGTCGATCAGTGCCGATCTGCCGGCGTTCTCCAAGCCGGGGCAGGTGGTGGACATCACCGTATCCTCCATTGGTAACTCGAAAAGCCTGCGTGGCGGCACCTTGCTGATGACGCCGCTCAAAGGTATCGACGGCAACGTCTACGCCATCGCCCAGGGCAACCTGGTGGTGGGCGGGTTTGATGCCGAAGGGCGCGACGGTTCGAAGATCACCGTCAACGTGCCATCGGCCGGGCGGATTCCTGGCGGCGCCACGGTGGAACGTACCGTGCCCAGCGGTTTCAACCAGGGCAACAGCCTGACCCTGAACCTCAACCGTTCGGACTTCACCACCGCCAAGCGTGTGGTCGACAAAATCAACGACATGCTCGGCCCAGGCGTGGCCCAGGCCATCGACGGCGGCTCGATCCGCGTGACTGCGCCGCTGGACCCAAGCCAGCGTGTGGACTACCTGTCGATCCTGGAAAACCTTGAGGTCGATCCGGGCCAGGCGGTGGCCAAGGTCATCATCAACTCGCGTACCGGCACAATCGTGATCGGCCAGAACGTCAAGGTGTCGCCAGCGGCCGTGACCCACGGCAGCCTGACCGTGACCATTACCGAAGACCCGATTGTCAGCCAGCCCGGGCCGTTGTCCGGTGGCCAGACCGCCGTGGTCCCACGCTCCCGGGTCAATGCCCAGCAAGAAGCCAAGCCGATGTTCAAGTTCGGTCCCGGCACCACCCTGGACGAGATTGTCCGTGCGGTGAACCAGGTGGGCGCGGCGCCCGGCGACTTGATGGCGATCCTCGAAGCCCTGAAACAGGCCGGCGCCTTGCAAGCCGACCTGATCGTGATTTGA
- the flgK gene encoding flagellar hook-associated protein FlgK, with the protein MGLLNIGMSGLNAAQGSLATLSNNIANAKTPGYSRQQTMQTANGMSAAGGVFVGTGTTLSDVRRVYNQFLDTQLQTTTSLNFDAKAYLDQIGSVDKLLSDKSTGVGAALNSFFAALQTSSANPSDNSARQLVLTIAQTLGNRFNSIATELNKQKEGINSQLETITGQVNQLTSSIASLNQQIFQAKGQGNGEPANLLDARNEAVRSLNELVGVKVTESDGHFNVSLGTGQTLVADGVSNKLSAVPSKDDKSQYSVVLTTSGQPMDVSSVISGGSIGGLLRYRQDVLMPAINDLGRTAMVVGEAINTQLGQGLDANGQFGAALFNDINSVFAIGQRSVGGSNNSAGSGNLNVTIKDTSKLSTFDYKVTFSDDKNYTVLRSDGKSMGTFDITQTPPEIDGFTLALDGKGPVAAGDTFKVSPTAGGAMDLKVVMTDPNKLAFSAPLLAEGNKNNSGTGVFEPPTLSLPLDIHGGAGTAQLEAAIKGAMPVKMTFGERAADGTQSYVINNAQGQPIGTGTIVPGQDNKLTINVPYVDGNGDPQTFGVDTVIRGEPKPNDSYSVSFNSGGKLDNRNALQLLDLQTRKTVGATDGNAGVSMSTAYSQLVSSVGGKASQANVDNNATGAMLAAATSNRSSVSQVNLDEEAGDMIRFQQYYTASSQIIKAAQETFSTLINSL; encoded by the coding sequence ATGGGTTTGCTCAATATCGGGATGTCAGGACTCAATGCGGCTCAGGGATCGCTTGCGACCTTGAGTAACAACATTGCCAACGCCAAGACCCCTGGATACTCGCGTCAGCAGACCATGCAGACCGCCAATGGCATGTCCGCGGCCGGTGGGGTGTTCGTCGGCACCGGCACTACGCTGTCGGATGTACGCCGGGTGTATAACCAGTTCCTCGATACCCAGTTGCAGACCACCACGTCGCTGAATTTTGATGCCAAGGCCTACCTGGACCAGATCGGTTCGGTGGACAAGTTGCTGTCCGACAAGTCCACCGGTGTCGGTGCGGCCTTGAACAGCTTCTTCGCCGCGTTGCAGACGTCTTCGGCCAACCCCAGCGACAACTCCGCGCGCCAGTTGGTCTTGACCATTGCCCAGACTCTGGGCAACCGCTTCAACTCGATTGCGACCGAACTGAACAAACAGAAAGAAGGCATCAACAGCCAGTTGGAGACTATCACCGGCCAGGTCAATCAGTTGACCTCCTCGATTGCCTCCCTCAACCAGCAAATCTTCCAGGCCAAAGGCCAGGGCAACGGCGAGCCGGCGAACCTGCTGGATGCACGCAACGAAGCGGTGCGTTCGCTCAACGAACTGGTAGGGGTCAAGGTCACTGAGTCGGACGGCCATTTCAATGTCTCCCTGGGTACCGGGCAGACCCTGGTCGCGGACGGTGTGTCGAACAAGCTGTCGGCGGTGCCGAGCAAGGACGACAAGAGCCAGTACTCGGTGGTGTTGACCACCAGCGGGCAACCCATGGATGTCAGCTCGGTGATCAGCGGTGGCTCCATCGGCGGCTTGCTGCGTTATCGCCAGGACGTGCTGATGCCGGCCATCAACGACCTGGGGCGTACCGCCATGGTGGTCGGCGAGGCCATCAATACCCAGCTGGGGCAGGGCCTGGACGCCAACGGGCAGTTCGGCGCCGCGCTGTTCAATGACATCAACAGCGTATTTGCCATTGGCCAGCGCAGTGTTGGCGGCTCGAATAACAGTGCCGGCTCCGGCAACCTGAACGTCACGATCAAAGACACCAGCAAACTGAGCACCTTTGACTACAAGGTGACCTTCAGTGACGACAAGAATTACACCGTGCTGCGTTCGGACGGTAAGTCCATGGGCACCTTCGACATCACCCAAACGCCACCGGAAATCGACGGCTTCACCCTTGCCCTGGATGGCAAGGGCCCGGTGGCTGCTGGCGATACGTTCAAGGTCAGCCCGACCGCCGGTGGCGCGATGGACCTCAAGGTGGTGATGACCGATCCCAACAAGCTGGCGTTTTCTGCGCCGCTGTTGGCCGAGGGCAACAAGAACAACAGTGGTACTGGCGTGTTCGAACCGCCGACGCTGAGCTTGCCCCTGGATATCCATGGCGGTGCCGGCACCGCACAGCTGGAAGCGGCGATCAAGGGCGCGATGCCGGTCAAGATGACGTTTGGCGAGCGTGCCGCCGATGGCACCCAGAGCTATGTGATCAATAACGCCCAGGGCCAGCCCATTGGCACCGGCACCATCGTGCCGGGCCAGGACAACAAGCTGACGATCAACGTGCCGTACGTAGACGGTAATGGCGACCCACAGACATTCGGGGTCGACACGGTCATCCGTGGTGAGCCGAAGCCGAACGATAGCTACAGCGTGTCGTTCAACAGTGGCGGCAAACTGGACAACCGCAATGCCTTGCAACTGCTCGACCTGCAAACCCGCAAGACCGTGGGCGCCACCGATGGCAATGCCGGCGTGAGCATGAGCACCGCGTACAGCCAGCTGGTCTCGTCCGTGGGTGGCAAGGCCAGCCAGGCCAACGTCGATAACAATGCGACCGGGGCCATGCTCGCGGCCGCCACGTCCAATCGCAGCTCCGTGTCTCAGGTCAACCTGGACGAGGAGGCCGGCGATATGATCCGTTTCCAGCAGTACTACACCGCGTCGTCGCAGATCATTAAAGCTGCGCAAGAAACCTTCAGCACGCTGATCAACAGTCTTTAA
- a CDS encoding ketoacyl-ACP synthase III, whose product MIGIKSIASYVPAEGLDNYAQGAKFAKDEEFIIGKIGSAFLPRKDVAQETSDLCVEAVNALFANNPELKRESIDALIVVTQNGDEEGLPHTAAIVQDKLGLPTHVAAFDISLGCSGYVYGIYAMKGFMEAAGLKNGLLVTADPYSKIVDPEDRNTTMLFGDAATATWMGEDAPWQLGKAKFGTDGSGAPHLKVSDGVFFMNGRQVFNFALLKVPAHLHELLKESNLVADDIDAFCIHQGSAAIVDAVARRFEDAPVEKFIKDMVETGNTVSSSIPLLLEKHVMDAEWKRVALSGFGVGLSWGSAIIYRP is encoded by the coding sequence ATGATTGGCATAAAAAGCATCGCCAGCTACGTGCCGGCAGAAGGGCTGGACAACTACGCCCAGGGTGCAAAATTCGCCAAGGATGAAGAGTTCATCATTGGCAAGATCGGCTCGGCATTCCTGCCGCGCAAGGATGTTGCACAGGAAACCTCGGATTTGTGCGTCGAGGCGGTCAATGCCTTGTTTGCCAACAACCCCGAGCTCAAGCGTGAGTCGATCGACGCGCTGATCGTCGTGACCCAGAACGGCGACGAAGAAGGGCTGCCGCACACCGCCGCCATCGTCCAGGACAAGCTGGGCCTGCCGACCCACGTCGCGGCCTTCGATATCTCCCTGGGCTGTTCCGGCTACGTCTACGGTATCTACGCGATGAAAGGTTTCATGGAAGCCGCCGGCCTGAAAAACGGCCTGCTGGTGACCGCCGACCCGTACTCGAAGATCGTCGATCCGGAAGACCGCAACACCACCATGCTGTTCGGCGACGCCGCCACCGCCACCTGGATGGGCGAAGACGCCCCCTGGCAGTTGGGCAAGGCCAAGTTCGGCACCGACGGCTCCGGCGCACCGCACTTGAAGGTCAGCGATGGCGTGTTCTTCATGAACGGCCGCCAGGTTTTCAACTTTGCCCTGCTGAAGGTGCCCGCGCACCTGCACGAGCTGCTCAAAGAGTCGAACCTTGTGGCCGATGATATCGACGCGTTCTGCATCCACCAGGGCAGCGCGGCGATTGTCGACGCCGTGGCGCGGCGTTTTGAAGATGCGCCGGTGGAGAAATTCATCAAGGACATGGTCGAGACCGGCAACACCGTGTCGTCGAGCATTCCGCTGCTGCTGGAAAAGCACGTGATGGACGCCGAGTGGAAGCGCGTCGCCCTGAGCGGGTTTGGCGTGGGCCTGTCGTGGGGCTCGGCGATTATCTATCGGCCGTGA
- a CDS encoding flagellin → MAMSVNTNITSLGVQKNLNKASDALSQSMNRLSSGLKINSAKDDAAGMQIANRLNNQVKGLNVAIANANNGVSIAQTAEGAMQESTNTLQRLRELALQAANGDKSDADRVSLQQEFTAKVGELNRIASTTTFGGRNLLDGSFNNVAFQIGANANETISFGMTDISATALKGNFSEATVAGTAMEGLSATSTGSVLSTGTATATSTADLTLTAGGGGSSILAADVITINGNAITGLADGDFGTAVAARIQAADPTVTASFDDTTGVFTLTSSSQITIGGADAGKLGLAAVTPATGSSPKTGAAAMGAVGGISVNGTNVAWTATSTIQDVLDGITAVGGIASAAIGTDGRIKVTSEDGNDVKLTNTVSGSLSQLGLAAGTSQAKLTEDTSISLNGVEVKFKKGDTSDAIVASINSASTGVMASKAADGTLSLFADKNIVIADGSAGTGLEKLGLTAGTTTAVTLETTVSDLNILSAASSQQAIQALDDAMQQIDSQRSQLGAVQNRFASTVANLQSISQNSSAAKGRVEDADFASEAAELTKQQTLQQASTAILSQANQLPSAVLKLLQ, encoded by the coding sequence ATGGCAATGTCCGTAAACACCAACATCACTTCCCTGGGCGTCCAGAAGAACCTGAACAAAGCATCCGACGCTTTGAGCCAGTCGATGAACCGTCTGTCTTCCGGCCTGAAAATCAACAGCGCCAAAGACGACGCCGCTGGCATGCAGATCGCCAACCGTCTGAACAACCAGGTCAAAGGCCTGAACGTTGCCATCGCTAACGCCAACAACGGTGTTTCGATCGCCCAGACCGCTGAAGGCGCAATGCAAGAATCCACCAACACCCTGCAGCGTCTGCGTGAACTCGCCCTGCAAGCGGCGAACGGTGATAAAAGCGACGCTGACCGTGTTTCCCTGCAACAAGAATTCACCGCTAAAGTGGGCGAGCTGAACCGCATCGCTTCCACCACCACCTTTGGTGGTCGTAACCTGCTGGACGGCTCGTTCAACAACGTGGCGTTCCAGATCGGCGCCAACGCCAACGAGACTATCTCGTTCGGTATGACTGATATCAGCGCTACTGCTCTGAAAGGTAATTTCAGTGAAGCGACCGTCGCTGGTACTGCGATGGAAGGCTTGAGCGCGACCTCTACTGGTTCCGTATTGTCTACTGGTACTGCAACGGCCACGAGTACAGCTGATCTGACCCTGACCGCTGGTGGTGGCGGGTCTTCAATTCTTGCTGCTGATGTAATTACCATTAATGGCAATGCAATCACTGGGTTGGCGGATGGTGATTTCGGTACGGCTGTAGCTGCAAGAATCCAAGCTGCCGATCCTACTGTAACTGCATCGTTCGACGACACCACGGGTGTGTTCACTCTTACCTCTTCTTCTCAAATCACCATCGGTGGTGCTGATGCAGGCAAGCTTGGCCTTGCAGCTGTAACCCCAGCTACTGGCTCGTCGCCCAAGACTGGTGCTGCAGCTATGGGGGCCGTCGGTGGTATCTCCGTCAATGGTACTAATGTTGCTTGGACTGCAACCAGCACCATTCAAGATGTACTGGACGGTATTACCGCTGTAGGTGGTATCGCCTCCGCCGCAATCGGTACTGATGGTCGCATCAAGGTTACGTCTGAAGATGGCAACGATGTCAAACTGACCAACACTGTCAGCGGCTCGCTGTCGCAACTGGGTTTGGCTGCAGGTACCTCCCAAGCCAAACTGACCGAAGACACTTCGATCAGCCTGAACGGCGTAGAAGTCAAATTCAAGAAGGGCGATACCAGCGACGCGATCGTAGCTTCGATCAACAGCGCCAGCACCGGTGTTATGGCTAGCAAAGCTGCTGACGGTACTCTGTCGCTGTTCGCTGACAAGAACATCGTTATCGCTGACGGTAGCGCAGGTACCGGTCTGGAGAAACTGGGTCTGACAGCTGGCACCACTACCGCTGTTACCCTGGAAACCACCGTTTCCGACCTGAACATCCTGTCCGCCGCTTCGTCCCAGCAAGCCATCCAGGCCCTGGACGACGCCATGCAGCAGATCGACAGCCAGCGTTCGCAGCTGGGTGCGGTGCAAAACCGTTTCGCCAGCACCGTGGCCAACCTGCAGAGCATTTCGCAGAACTCCTCGGCTGCCAAAGGCCGCGTAGAAGACGCTGACTTCGCTTCCGAAGCCGCTGAACTGACCAAGCAACAAACCCTGCAACAGGCTTCCACTGCGATCCTGTCCCAGGCCAACCAACTGCCATCCGCTGTACTGAAGCTGCTTCAGTAA
- a CDS encoding flagellar protein FlaG gives MDMSIKLNASYPAATTQAPATAATQAKPVPQAETEPAEEPQRVALEKAVTDMREFVQASQRNLDFSIDDSTGKVVVKVIATDSGEVIRQIPSETALKLAQNLSDASSLLFDTRA, from the coding sequence ATGGACATGAGCATCAAGCTGAACGCGTCATACCCGGCTGCTACCACCCAGGCTCCCGCCACGGCTGCGACCCAGGCCAAGCCTGTCCCGCAGGCCGAGACCGAACCCGCCGAGGAGCCACAGCGCGTGGCATTGGAAAAAGCTGTTACCGATATGCGTGAGTTTGTGCAGGCTTCACAGCGCAACCTGGATTTTTCCATCGATGACTCCACCGGCAAAGTAGTGGTCAAGGTGATCGCTACCGACAGTGGCGAAGTGATTCGACAAATTCCATCGGAGACTGCGCTGAAGCTGGCGCAGAACCTGAGCGATGCCAGCAGCCTGTTGTTTGATACAAGGGCTTGA
- the flgG gene encoding flagellar basal-body rod protein FlgG, translating to MLPALWVAKTGLSAQDTNLTVISNNLANVSTTGFKRDRAEFQDLLYQIKRQPGAQSTQDSELPSGLQVGTGVSIVGTQKNFTAGNLQQTGQPLDMAINGRGFFQILQPDGTTSYTRDGTFHLDSNGQVVTANGFALEPAIVVPNDAQTFTVGADGTVSVTIAGNPASQVIGNLQTADFINPAGLQATGNNLFLETAASGAPQVGTPGLNGFGTTLQSTLETSNVSTVEEMVNMITTQRAYEMNSKVISTADQMLSFVTQNL from the coding sequence ATGCTTCCGGCTCTATGGGTTGCCAAAACCGGTCTGTCCGCCCAGGACACCAACCTGACCGTTATTTCCAACAACCTGGCGAACGTTTCGACCACGGGCTTCAAACGTGATCGCGCCGAGTTCCAGGACCTGCTCTATCAGATCAAGCGCCAGCCGGGTGCGCAGTCGACCCAGGACAGCGAATTGCCGTCGGGCCTGCAAGTGGGTACCGGTGTGTCCATCGTCGGCACCCAGAAGAACTTCACCGCCGGCAACCTGCAGCAAACCGGGCAGCCGCTGGACATGGCGATCAATGGCCGTGGCTTCTTCCAGATCCTGCAGCCGGATGGCACTACTTCCTACACCCGTGACGGCACCTTCCACCTGGACTCCAACGGCCAGGTCGTGACCGCCAACGGTTTTGCCCTGGAGCCGGCGATTGTCGTGCCCAACGATGCCCAGACCTTCACGGTCGGCGCCGACGGCACCGTGTCCGTCACCATCGCCGGCAACCCGGCGTCGCAAGTGATCGGCAACCTGCAGACCGCCGACTTCATCAACCCGGCCGGCCTGCAAGCCACCGGTAACAACCTGTTCCTGGAAACCGCTGCCAGCGGCGCGCCGCAAGTCGGCACGCCGGGCCTCAACGGGTTTGGCACCACCCTGCAAAGCACCCTGGAAACCTCCAACGTCAGCACCGTGGAAGAGATGGTCAACATGATCACCACCCAGCGTGCCTACGAGATGAACTCCAAGGTGATTTCCACCGCCGACCAGATGCTTTCGTTCGTTACGCAGAATCTGTAA
- a CDS encoding flagellar hook-associated protein 3, protein MRISTEQYFNTTTARYTNNFSNVTKTQQQIDSGVRIQTAADDPVGAARLLLLQQQQDMLGQYAGNISSMKNSLNSEESVLASIDTALARAGELSLKVAGKGGGGISDDDRKAVAAEIGEIEKQVLSLLNSKDSSGHYLFAGGKSDTPPYARNSDGTYSYQGDETPLSLKVSDTLSMVVNDTGKSILEGTVNAGRTQATGSVNDGKVLVSGGIVTSPSTYDSSFTDGQPYKLTFLSSTEYTVTDAAGNDITAQTPGNGKFDATKEGSASVTVRGVTFDVDQNLGDAKPGAEADAVYKDREFTLQSKPDSFSVSRTPSNQTSAQLSGGTVTSQADYSSTFPNKGAVIKFTSTTEYEVYAQPITADSKPVSSGTVVPGTPALPGPPPVPATPDSITAAGVKFDITGAPDIGDQFAVGSNTHKTQNALDTLSQLRQALETPSDGDPIAQAKLTDVVNAAITNIKASQAQVDGVRGSIGARLNSLAIQETENTSMVLANKSTTAAIGDTDVATASIDLAFQKAMLEASQLAFVKISQLSLFSRM, encoded by the coding sequence ATGCGAATCTCGACAGAACAGTATTTCAATACCACGACTGCGCGTTATACCAACAACTTCTCCAACGTCACCAAGACCCAGCAGCAGATCGACTCCGGCGTGCGCATCCAGACGGCGGCAGATGATCCGGTGGGCGCGGCGCGTTTGCTGCTGCTGCAGCAGCAGCAGGATATGTTGGGGCAGTACGCGGGCAATATCAGCAGCATGAAGAACTCGCTTAACAGCGAGGAAAGCGTGCTTGCCAGTATCGACACCGCCCTGGCGCGCGCGGGTGAGTTGTCGCTCAAGGTGGCGGGCAAGGGCGGTGGCGGTATCAGTGATGACGACCGCAAGGCCGTTGCCGCCGAGATTGGTGAAATCGAAAAGCAGGTCCTGAGCTTGCTTAACAGCAAGGATTCGTCCGGTCATTACCTGTTTGCCGGCGGCAAGAGCGACACCCCGCCATACGCCCGCAACAGCGACGGCACCTACAGCTATCAGGGCGATGAAACGCCGCTGAGCCTGAAGGTTTCCGACACCTTGTCGATGGTGGTCAATGACACCGGCAAGTCGATCCTGGAAGGTACGGTCAATGCGGGGCGTACCCAGGCGACCGGTTCGGTCAACGATGGCAAGGTGCTGGTTTCGGGCGGCATCGTCACGTCGCCGTCGACTTATGACAGCAGCTTCACTGACGGCCAACCATACAAACTGACGTTCCTCAGCAGCACCGAATACACCGTGACGGATGCGGCAGGCAACGACATCACCGCGCAAACCCCGGGTAACGGCAAGTTCGATGCGACCAAGGAAGGCAGTGCTTCGGTCACCGTGCGCGGCGTGACTTTTGATGTCGACCAGAACCTGGGGGATGCCAAGCCCGGTGCTGAGGCTGACGCGGTGTACAAGGACCGTGAATTCACCCTGCAAAGCAAGCCGGACAGCTTCAGTGTCTCGCGTACGCCGAGCAACCAAACCTCGGCGCAGTTGTCGGGCGGCACCGTCACCAGCCAGGCGGACTACAGCAGCACCTTCCCGAACAAAGGCGCGGTGATCAAATTTACCTCGACCACAGAGTATGAGGTGTATGCCCAGCCGATCACCGCCGATAGCAAGCCGGTTTCCAGCGGCACTGTGGTGCCGGGTACGCCAGCCCTGCCGGGTCCACCGCCTGTGCCCGCCACGCCAGACAGCATCACGGCCGCTGGCGTGAAGTTTGACATCACCGGCGCACCGGACATCGGTGACCAGTTCGCCGTGGGCTCCAACACCCACAAGACGCAAAATGCCCTGGATACCCTCAGCCAACTGCGCCAGGCCCTGGAAACCCCTTCTGACGGCGACCCGATTGCCCAGGCCAAGCTGACCGATGTGGTCAATGCTGCCATTACCAATATCAAGGCCTCCCAGGCCCAGGTTGATGGGGTGCGGGGCTCCATTGGTGCGCGGTTGAACTCGCTGGCGATCCAGGAGACCGAGAACACCAGCATGGTGCTGGCCAACAAATCGACCACCGCCGCCATTGGTGATACCGATGTGGCTACCGCCTCGATTGACCTGGCGTTCCAGAAGGCAATGCTGGAGGCCTCGCAGCTGGCCTTTGTGAAAATCTCCCAGTTGAGCCTGTTCAGCCGGATGTAA